GGCAATAACCATATACGCACGCACGCCGGCAACGTTGCGTTTGTTTTTTTCGGCAAGCGACTGCAGCGCAGCCAGAGAATCCGCACGAACGGAATCTCCGCTGTCGGCGGAAGCTTGAGTTAATTTATACACGATGGCGTCGACTTCCGTCAAAGCCTTTTTATGAAAGGACTGCGTTACTGAAACGGAAATTCCGGCAGCAATCGCAATGACGATCAGCCCCACAATAATGCCAAGCAGCAGAACCCGGTATTTCGTAACGACGGCGCTGAACGTATCGGCAAAACTCTTTTTCTCTTCCTTATTTTTTTCAGCCATACATAACTCCTCTTAAAAAGCGGTTCCGCAATATACGCCGGTTTTCTTACCGAATATGCAATTCGTTCAATAACCGCGACACGTACGTCCGCTGGATTCCCAAAATTCTACCGGCTTCCGTCTGATTCCACGATGTCTCAGTCAAAATCCGGGTAACATACGCTTTCTTAAAACGGTTGACCGCCGCTTTCAGCGTCCGGTCGCCGTCTTCGCATTCCGGCATCATATCAGGCGTTACGGACGGATTCCCGCAGCCCGAAGGCGAAACGTTCAGACGCAAATCCGAAACCTGCACGAACGGCGGGTTACCCAGCACGCACGCACGTTCTATCGTATTTTCCAATTCACGGATATTTCCGGGCCAATAGTACGCGTACAGCGCCTTGAGTGCTTCACCGGAAAATCCCACAAAATTTTTCTTCGTTTCTCCGCCGAATTTTCTGCAAAAAAACAGAGCGAGCGGTTCTATGTCTTCTTTTCTGTCCCGCAGCGCGGGTACGTACAACGGCAGTACGTTCAGCCGGTAATACAAGTCGCTTCTGAACGTACCGTTTTTTACCATTGCTTCAAGATCCCGATTCGTCGCGGCCACAATCCGTACGTCGACGGAAATGGTTGCGCTCGAACCGACTTTTTCAAACGTTTTGGACTGAATAACACGCAGGAGCTTCGCCTGTAAATCAAGCGGAAGCTCCCCGATTTCATCCAAAAACAGCGTACCGCCGTCGGCCATCTCAAATCGGCCGACGCGGTCGGATACGGCGTCCGTAAAAGCGCCTTTTACGTGACCGAACAATTCGCTTTCCAGCAGAGACGGAGAAAGAGCCGCACAATTCACACGCACAAACGGGTTCATGGATCTTGCGCTTTTCAAATGCAGCTGTTCGGCAAACAATTCTTTACCGACTCCGCTTTCTCCTAAAATCAATACCGACGAATTCGTTTTAGCCACTTCATCGATCACTTTCAGCAAATCAAGCATGACCGGACTTTTCGCTATAAACGTATGATAATCCGATCCGGACGTTATCGTATTCTGTAAAACGTGAATTTCGTCCTGAGCGGTTCTGAACCAATCGGCATTCTGGTAGGCGACGCTCGCCTGAATGCTCAGCAGTTCAAGAATTTCAAGATCGCTCTGCGTGAACTTCTGTCCGTTCGTTCGGTTCAGCAACTCGATAACGCCGATGCACGTATTACGCACACGCATCGGAATCGCTATCATCGTTTTATTCGCGTAACCGGTTTTTTCCTGCACTGCGGAATAAAACCGCGAATCGTTCTGAACGTCGTTTACGACGAGACTTTGGTTATTCCGAAACACCCAGCCGGCGATACTTGCGTTCATATCGACCGGAATATTCTGTATTTCGGCACCGACCGGTCCCAACGCAACGACAAACCGAAGCGTGGAACCGCTCTTGTCCGCAAGCAGCAGCGACGATGATTCACACTCGACGAGACGCATTGCCGATTCCAAAATATACACCAGCAACGCATTCACGTCCGAATAGCTCGAATTTATCAGCGTATTAATTTCGATGAGCGTTTTCAGTCTATCTATTTCTAACGCGCTAGACGGCATGTATCACTCACCGAAATCATTTCAGCTGTTCTTGTTCTTCAGCAAATCACCGAGCGTGAACGCTCCGTCATCGTCGTCGTTGGAAGACGACATATACTGAGAAATTTCTTCACGCTGCTGCTTTTTCTTGAATTCCTTCACGGAAAACGCAACCTTCTGTTTCTCAGGATTAACATCGACAACGTATACGTTCACTTTATCGCCGACCGCATATTTTTTAACGGCTTCTTCATACGGTTCGTCGCGGTTGTCGCTCAGATTGGCTTTATTGACCAACCCTTCGATTCCGCCGGGAGCACGCACGAAAAGACCGAAATCGGTAATGGAAACGATTTCACCTTCAAGCGTTGAACCGGGTTTATACGCCAGACAGAACTGCTGCCACGGATCGTCCGAAAGCTGCTTTACGCCCAGCCGGATGCGGTGAGATTCGGGGTCGCTTTCGATAACGACCGTTTCAATCTCCTGTCCGACGGACAGTTCGCTTCCCGGATGCTTGACTTTTTTAGTCCACGACAGATCGTCCGCATGAAGGAAACCGTCGATACCTTCTTCCAATTCGATAAAAGCGCCGACGTTGGTAACTTTTACCACTTTCCGAGTCAAACGCGTACCGACCGGATATTTCTCCGCAACGGCGTCCCACGGATTGTTGGTAACCTGCTTCAAACCGAGCGAAACGCGACCGGCCTGAATATCGTATCCGAGCACCATGCATTCGACTTCGTCGCCGATTTTGACCATATCGGAAGCTTTATTGATCTTCTTGACCCAAGAAAACTCGCTGATATGCGCAAGACCTTCGATTCCCTCTTCCAATTCGATAAACGCGCCGAAATCGGTAAGTTTGGTTACGCGGCCTTTTACGACGTCGTTGACGTGATATTTGTCTTCAAAGTGCAGCCAAGGATCTTCACTGAAATGTTTTAACGACAAATTAATGCGTTTTTCAGCAGGATCCAGACGAATGACTTTGAGTTCGATTTCCTGACCTTTTTTGACGAAATCTTTCGGACGGGTAACGTGTCCCCAGCTCATATCGTTGATATGAAGCAATCCG
This sequence is a window from Treponema brennaborense DSM 12168. Protein-coding genes within it:
- the rpsA gene encoding 30S ribosomal protein S1; amino-acid sequence: MDQMEVEKDESLNTKGNIQTQLQEEYLKSLESLEEGQLVDGTVIQVTPEQVFIDVGYKSEGKIPVSEFVELPSVGDVVSVVLVTKENKHGEVIVSKQKADVKQLWKNLRQAFTDKTPIEGTIEKVVKGGFDVNLGSGIHAFLPISQSDSQKVEKSEKLLGVKSQFYIERLYSDNKANVVVNRRKYLEESMETNREKFFETISIGDTVKGAVKSFTSFGAFIDLGGFDGLLHINDMSWGHVTRPKDFVKKGQEIELKVIRLDPAEKRINLSLKHFSEDPWLHFEDKYHVNDVVKGRVTKLTDFGAFIELEEGIEGLAHISEFSWVKKINKASDMVKIGDEVECMVLGYDIQAGRVSLGLKQVTNNPWDAVAEKYPVGTRLTRKVVKVTNVGAFIELEEGIDGFLHADDLSWTKKVKHPGSELSVGQEIETVVIESDPESHRIRLGVKQLSDDPWQQFCLAYKPGSTLEGEIVSITDFGLFVRAPGGIEGLVNKANLSDNRDEPYEEAVKKYAVGDKVNVYVVDVNPEKQKVAFSVKEFKKKQQREEISQYMSSSNDDDDGAFTLGDLLKNKNS
- a CDS encoding sigma-54-dependent Fis family transcriptional regulator yields the protein MPSSALEIDRLKTLIEINTLINSSYSDVNALLVYILESAMRLVECESSSLLLADKSGSTLRFVVALGPVGAEIQNIPVDMNASIAGWVFRNNQSLVVNDVQNDSRFYSAVQEKTGYANKTMIAIPMRVRNTCIGVIELLNRTNGQKFTQSDLEILELLSIQASVAYQNADWFRTAQDEIHVLQNTITSGSDYHTFIAKSPVMLDLLKVIDEVAKTNSSVLILGESGVGKELFAEQLHLKSARSMNPFVRVNCAALSPSLLESELFGHVKGAFTDAVSDRVGRFEMADGGTLFLDEIGELPLDLQAKLLRVIQSKTFEKVGSSATISVDVRIVAATNRDLEAMVKNGTFRSDLYYRLNVLPLYVPALRDRKEDIEPLALFFCRKFGGETKKNFVGFSGEALKALYAYYWPGNIRELENTIERACVLGNPPFVQVSDLRLNVSPSGCGNPSVTPDMMPECEDGDRTLKAAVNRFKKAYVTRILTETSWNQTEAGRILGIQRTYVSRLLNELHIR